One segment of Streptosporangium brasiliense DNA contains the following:
- a CDS encoding SulP family inorganic anion transporter has translation MGWSAVPGWAALRGYRRAWLRPDLLAASSLWAVLVPQAFAYARPAGLPATSGLYTALGAMIGYALCRHAGSGT, from the coding sequence ATGGGCTGGTCTGCTGTCCCCGGCTGGGCGGCGCTGCGCGGCTACCGGCGCGCGTGGCTGCGCCCGGACCTGCTTGCGGCGTCGTCGCTGTGGGCGGTGCTGGTGCCGCAGGCGTTCGCGTACGCGCGACCGGCCGGGCTGCCCGCGACATCGGGCCTGTACACGGCGCTCGGCGCGATGATCGGGTACGCGCTCTGTCGGCACGCGGGGTCGGGCACCTGA
- a CDS encoding response regulator transcription factor, translating to MIRVFVVDDQDLVRTGTVMVLQAQPDMEVVGEARDGADALARLRAVQADVVLMDVRMPRMDGVAATRELLAGVPGAPKVIVLTTFDLDEYAFAALRAGASGFLLKDAPAEEMLAAVRTVHEGDAVIAPSTTRRLLDHVAPTLPTPGPDPLTDREREVLRHIAMGQTNAEIAGLLFLSEGTVKTHVGRILAKLELRDRVQAVIWAYEHGLARPR from the coding sequence GTGATCCGGGTGTTCGTCGTGGACGACCAGGACCTCGTGCGGACGGGGACGGTCATGGTGCTCCAGGCGCAACCGGACATGGAGGTCGTGGGCGAGGCCCGCGACGGCGCCGACGCGCTGGCCCGGCTGCGCGCCGTGCAGGCCGACGTCGTGCTCATGGACGTGCGCATGCCTCGCATGGACGGCGTGGCCGCCACCCGCGAGCTGCTCGCAGGGGTTCCAGGGGCGCCGAAGGTGATCGTGCTGACCACCTTCGATCTGGACGAGTACGCCTTCGCCGCGCTGCGCGCCGGGGCCTCCGGATTCCTGCTCAAGGACGCGCCCGCCGAGGAAATGCTGGCGGCCGTGCGCACCGTGCACGAGGGCGACGCGGTGATCGCGCCCTCCACCACCCGTCGCCTGCTCGATCACGTGGCTCCCACCCTCCCCACACCGGGGCCCGACCCGCTGACCGACCGCGAACGCGAAGTCCTGCGCCACATCGCCATGGGACAGACGAACGCGGAGATCGCGGGCCTGCTGTTCCTGTCAGAGGGCACGGTGAAGACGCATGTGGGCCGCATCCTGGCCAAACTGGAGCTGCGAGACCGCGTCCAGGCCGTCATCTGGGCCTACGAACACGGCCTGGCCCGCCCGCGCTGA
- a CDS encoding RNA polymerase sigma-70 factor, whose translation MPLTANDVDRFEAVRPRLEAIAYRLLGSAAEAEDAVQETFLRWQAADVDRIEVLEAWLTKVLTNLCLNQLTSARARRETYVGQWLPEPLLAGDPMLGPAETAEQRESVSYAVLTLMERLSPNERAVYVLREAFGYPHREIAEILDITEAASQQIFHRAKKHVADGRTRTEIDEAAARRIVEEFLAAATSGQTEPLVRLLTEDAISIGDGGGKVPARAKAFEGVVAVAKFLRGLFKPSTAMRALVGGALEVYAWTANGDPAVVAVVDGRIIGVMCLEVTTEGIAAFRNQVNPDKLDRATAHWAAADHGEPLFNAF comes from the coding sequence ATGCCCTTGACCGCGAACGACGTCGACCGGTTCGAGGCCGTCAGGCCGCGCCTGGAGGCCATCGCCTACCGCCTCCTCGGCTCCGCCGCGGAGGCCGAGGACGCCGTGCAGGAGACGTTCCTGCGCTGGCAGGCCGCCGACGTCGACCGCATCGAGGTCCTCGAGGCCTGGCTGACGAAGGTCCTCACCAACCTGTGCCTCAACCAGCTCACCTCCGCGCGGGCGCGCCGCGAGACCTATGTGGGCCAATGGCTTCCCGAGCCGCTGCTCGCCGGGGACCCGATGCTCGGCCCGGCCGAAACCGCCGAGCAGCGCGAATCGGTCTCCTACGCGGTCCTCACCCTCATGGAGCGCCTGTCCCCCAACGAGCGGGCGGTGTACGTGCTGCGGGAGGCCTTCGGCTACCCGCACCGGGAGATCGCCGAGATCCTCGACATCACCGAGGCCGCCAGCCAGCAGATCTTCCACCGCGCCAAGAAACACGTCGCGGACGGCAGGACCCGGACCGAGATCGACGAGGCCGCCGCCCGGCGGATCGTCGAGGAGTTCCTGGCAGCCGCCACCAGCGGCCAGACCGAGCCGCTCGTGCGCCTGCTCACCGAGGACGCCATCTCGATCGGAGACGGCGGCGGGAAGGTCCCGGCCCGCGCCAAGGCGTTCGAGGGCGTCGTCGCGGTCGCGAAGTTCCTGCGGGGCCTGTTCAAACCCAGCACGGCCATGCGCGCCTTGGTCGGCGGCGCGCTCGAGGTCTACGCCTGGACCGCCAACGGCGACCCCGCCGTCGTGGCCGTCGTGGACGGCCGGATCATCGGCGTCATGTGCCTGGAGGTCACCACCGAGGGCATCGCCGCGTTCCGCAACCAGGTCAACCCCGACAAGCTCGACCGCGCGACCGCGCACTGGGCGGCCGCCGACCACGGGGAGCCCCTGTTCAACGCCTTCTGA
- a CDS encoding MarR family winged helix-turn-helix transcriptional regulator, translating into MSDQRREAVDEESGPLRGTIGHLLRRAFTGIAAEAMRDGPQSRDFVVLDVLADENARSQQDLAHRLGVNRTIMVKLLDRLQQAGHLTRTRNPANRRTYVLSLTDAGRTALEGMRQAVADRDAQLTAALTTPERHRLNELLSRLIAHDEQPTIPSTEHLIAQAHYRLRRLGDHKLEDYGLRTRHFGLLPALERLGPCPQQQLARYLHLTEPATASLVEELVQAGLVVRGQDPHDRRRYALELTGLGRARIPVVRDAMQGVEHDIEEILGPDGTADLRDLLTKLLSRAGQQESS; encoded by the coding sequence GTGTCCGACCAACGGAGAGAGGCCGTCGACGAGGAGTCCGGGCCGCTGCGCGGGACCATCGGCCATCTGCTGCGCCGGGCCTTCACCGGCATCGCGGCCGAGGCCATGCGGGACGGGCCGCAGTCCCGCGACTTCGTGGTGCTCGACGTGCTGGCCGACGAGAACGCCCGCTCGCAGCAGGACCTCGCGCACCGCCTCGGCGTCAACCGGACGATCATGGTCAAGCTGCTCGACCGGCTCCAGCAGGCCGGCCACCTCACGCGGACCCGCAACCCGGCCAACCGGCGCACCTACGTCCTGTCGCTGACCGACGCGGGCCGTACCGCCCTGGAGGGCATGCGCCAGGCCGTCGCCGACCGCGACGCCCAGCTCACCGCAGCGCTGACCACTCCGGAACGGCACCGCCTCAACGAGCTGCTCAGCAGGCTGATCGCCCACGACGAGCAGCCCACCATCCCGAGCACCGAACACCTCATCGCCCAGGCCCACTACCGCCTGCGCCGGCTCGGCGACCACAAGCTGGAGGACTACGGCCTGCGCACCCGCCACTTCGGCCTGCTGCCCGCCCTGGAGCGGCTCGGCCCCTGCCCCCAGCAGCAACTGGCCCGATATCTGCACCTCACCGAACCGGCCACCGCGTCGCTGGTCGAGGAGCTCGTCCAGGCCGGGCTCGTGGTCCGGGGCCAGGACCCGCACGACCGCCGCCGCTACGCCCTGGAGCTCACCGGCCTCGGCCGCGCCCGGATCCCCGTGGTCCGCGACGCGATGCAGGGCGTCGAGCACGACATCGAGGAGATCCTCGGCCCCGACGGCACCGCCGACCTCCGCGACCTGCTCACCAAACTCCTGTCGCGGGCCGGTCAGCAGGAGTCCTCGTAG
- a CDS encoding DUF5946 family protein, whose product MADNPVAAQCDCGAVAGPLGLCVDYYHAILSEEQADPHMYKWHAPVVCAYLLQHPSRAHGKYLDGQFRQLQLYLDKGLDALLRVAAHQVARNKHGVRSSYDMAPLAAYEPLPPGGPPRHFRATFSGLPFRDGSFVSDGHLTYGHRIEAIAEAAVESWRSIQA is encoded by the coding sequence ATGGCAGATAACCCCGTTGCGGCTCAGTGCGACTGCGGCGCAGTCGCCGGCCCGCTGGGCCTATGCGTGGACTACTACCACGCAATCCTCTCTGAGGAGCAGGCCGATCCTCACATGTACAAGTGGCACGCGCCTGTGGTCTGTGCGTATCTCCTGCAGCACCCTTCCCGAGCTCACGGGAAGTACCTTGACGGTCAATTCCGCCAGTTGCAGCTTTACCTGGACAAGGGCCTTGACGCGCTGCTTCGCGTAGCGGCTCATCAGGTGGCGCGGAACAAGCACGGGGTACGGTCGAGCTATGACATGGCGCCATTGGCGGCATACGAGCCGCTCCCACCGGGCGGACCTCCCCGGCACTTCCGCGCTACGTTCAGCGGGTTGCCGTTCAGGGACGGCAGCTTCGTGTCTGATGGACATCTGACATACGGACACCGCATCGAGGCCATCGCCGAAGCGGCTGTGGAGTCCTGGAGATCTATCCAGGCCTGA
- a CDS encoding SRPBCC family protein encodes MKKFLRLLAAQLFAAMFLLAAFSGPARADTPQSDAELAAEWQAAWDTYRFYDSAPPPSPGSGQSREKAMISVEIDAPVEQVFDKYSNINNHIGMHSFLKRVVTHNDRLQAGTRYIDFTAIEEIPYEGAIVTSKTHAQQRIDRAALKYETDTWSLPGVVTHQKIVFEEVDGGKTRVTEQLVFDADTSLIDFVVTNGVASHQATQAALKQAIESGQL; translated from the coding sequence GTGAAGAAGTTCCTTCGTCTTCTCGCGGCCCAGCTGTTCGCCGCGATGTTCCTTCTCGCCGCCTTCTCCGGTCCCGCGCGTGCCGACACCCCTCAGAGCGACGCCGAACTCGCCGCCGAGTGGCAGGCCGCGTGGGACACCTACAGGTTCTACGACTCCGCGCCCCCTCCCTCTCCAGGTTCGGGGCAGAGCAGGGAGAAGGCCATGATCTCGGTCGAGATCGACGCCCCGGTCGAGCAAGTTTTCGATAAGTATTCGAACATCAACAACCACATCGGCATGCATTCGTTCCTGAAGCGTGTCGTCACCCACAACGACCGGCTTCAGGCCGGCACGCGCTACATCGACTTCACGGCCATCGAGGAGATCCCGTACGAGGGCGCGATCGTCACCAGCAAGACGCATGCGCAACAGCGCATCGACCGCGCCGCCCTCAAGTACGAGACGGACACCTGGTCGCTGCCCGGTGTCGTCACGCACCAGAAGATCGTCTTCGAGGAGGTGGACGGCGGGAAGACCAGGGTCACCGAGCAGCTCGTCTTCGACGCGGACACCTCGCTGATCGACTTCGTCGTCACGAACGGCGTCGCCTCCCACCAGGCGACGCAGGCAGCCCTCAAGCAGGCGATCGAGAGCGGCCAGCTCTGA
- a CDS encoding hemerythrin domain-containing protein, giving the protein MSFRLDMSMMFVMHDALRRELERIARITARGGDDPRLILKSAVGWEMFKTYLHAHHRSEDETLWPVMAEILAERPADLALLDAMEAEHAIIDPLLDSIDAALADRETGPRRLGELVDALHTGLTGHLKHEEAEALALIDATLDEEQWGRLGRRQRERIGTDAPRYLPWLLDDLDPHRAAAILGRMPEPLRTAYENDWRAAYVGLDLWGAAGRRTV; this is encoded by the coding sequence ATGAGCTTCAGGCTGGACATGTCGATGATGTTCGTGATGCACGACGCCCTGCGGCGGGAGCTGGAGCGGATCGCGCGGATCACCGCCAGGGGCGGCGACGACCCCCGGTTGATCCTGAAGTCGGCTGTGGGCTGGGAGATGTTCAAGACCTACCTGCACGCCCACCACCGGTCCGAGGACGAGACCCTCTGGCCGGTGATGGCGGAGATCCTGGCCGAGCGGCCGGCCGACCTGGCCCTGCTGGACGCGATGGAGGCCGAGCACGCGATCATCGACCCGCTGCTGGACTCCATCGACGCCGCGCTGGCCGACCGCGAGACGGGCCCGCGGCGGCTCGGCGAGCTGGTGGACGCGCTGCACACCGGGCTGACCGGGCACCTCAAGCACGAGGAGGCCGAGGCGCTGGCGCTGATCGACGCCACCCTCGACGAGGAGCAGTGGGGCCGGCTCGGCCGGCGGCAGCGCGAGCGGATCGGCACCGACGCGCCACGCTACCTGCCGTGGCTGCTGGACGACCTCGACCCCCACCGCGCCGCGGCCATCCTCGGCCGGATGCCCGAACCGCTGCGCACCGCCTACGAGAACGACTGGCGGGCCGCCTACGTCGGCCTCGACCTGTGGGGCGCGGCCGGCCGCCGGACCGTCTGA
- a CDS encoding alkyl/aryl-sulfatase yields the protein MADLPFHDRADFDAAERGFVAKLSPALIRAADGEVVWDNDSYVFLNGDCPESAHPSLWRQAQLCAKQGLFEVTDGIYQVRGLDLSNMTIVEGGGGVIVIDPLVSTECAAAALRLYRDHRGDRPVTGLIYTHSHVDHFGGARGVTDGVGIPVLAPAHFMEHAVSENVYVGTAMNRRALYMYGQLLPPSPEGQLGCGLGMGTSAGTVSLIPPTVEVTRTGQEETIDGVRIVFQLTPGTEAPAEMNFLFPERRALCMAENATHNLHNVLTLRGALVRDTRVWARYLTEAVALFADQADVAFASHHWPTWGRDDIVTFLSQQRDLYAYLHDQTMRMLNRGLTGPEIAEAMQIPPALEQAWHTHGYYGSVSHNVKAIYQRYLGWFDGNPAHLWEHPPVEQSRRYVECLGGASAVLALAERYIREGDLRFAATLLNHAVFADEGDSAARKLLAQVYVRLGHGAENATWRNFYLTGATELTGHPSAAATDTTSSDMFRALTVEQIFDSLAIRVHGPNAWNERFTIDWHLTDLDERHRTTMSNGAMIHERTTSGDGADLRLRLTKQRLLGLLAGDDIDGIDHDGDLGVLRRLTAVLEDPTPDFAIVTP from the coding sequence ATGGCAGACCTTCCCTTTCACGATCGGGCCGACTTCGATGCCGCCGAGCGTGGTTTCGTCGCGAAGCTGAGCCCCGCCCTGATACGGGCGGCCGACGGCGAGGTCGTCTGGGACAACGACTCCTACGTCTTCCTCAACGGCGACTGTCCGGAGTCCGCGCATCCGAGCTTGTGGCGGCAGGCGCAACTGTGCGCCAAGCAGGGATTGTTCGAGGTGACGGACGGCATCTACCAGGTGCGTGGCCTGGACCTGTCCAACATGACCATCGTCGAAGGCGGAGGCGGCGTCATCGTCATCGATCCACTGGTCTCCACCGAGTGCGCCGCCGCCGCGCTGCGGCTCTACCGGGACCACCGGGGGGACCGTCCGGTGACCGGTCTGATCTACACCCACTCCCACGTCGACCACTTCGGCGGCGCCCGTGGCGTCACCGACGGTGTCGGCATCCCTGTCCTCGCCCCGGCCCATTTCATGGAGCATGCCGTCTCCGAGAACGTCTACGTCGGCACCGCCATGAACCGCCGGGCTCTGTACATGTACGGCCAGCTTCTGCCTCCCTCTCCCGAGGGTCAGCTCGGCTGTGGGCTGGGGATGGGGACCTCGGCCGGCACTGTCTCCCTCATCCCGCCCACCGTGGAGGTCACCCGCACCGGGCAGGAGGAGACGATCGACGGGGTACGCATCGTCTTCCAGCTCACCCCGGGCACCGAGGCCCCGGCGGAGATGAACTTCCTGTTCCCCGAGCGGCGTGCTCTGTGCATGGCCGAGAACGCCACCCACAACCTGCACAACGTGCTCACCCTGCGCGGTGCGCTGGTCCGTGACACGCGCGTGTGGGCCCGCTACCTGACCGAGGCCGTCGCGCTGTTCGCCGACCAGGCCGATGTCGCCTTCGCCTCCCACCACTGGCCCACCTGGGGCAGGGACGACATCGTCACCTTCCTGTCCCAGCAACGCGACCTGTATGCCTACCTGCACGACCAGACCATGCGCATGCTGAACCGCGGCCTGACCGGACCCGAGATCGCCGAGGCCATGCAGATACCGCCCGCCCTGGAGCAGGCCTGGCACACCCACGGCTACTACGGGTCTGTCAGCCACAACGTCAAAGCGATCTACCAGCGCTACCTGGGCTGGTTCGACGGCAACCCGGCCCACCTGTGGGAGCACCCGCCCGTCGAGCAGTCGCGCCGCTACGTCGAATGCCTCGGCGGCGCCTCCGCCGTGCTCGCCCTGGCCGAACGCTACATCCGGGAAGGCGACCTGCGTTTCGCAGCGACCCTGCTCAACCACGCCGTGTTCGCCGACGAGGGCGACTCCGCGGCCCGCAAGCTCCTGGCCCAGGTCTACGTCCGGCTGGGCCACGGCGCCGAGAACGCCACCTGGCGCAACTTCTACCTCACCGGCGCCACCGAGCTGACCGGCCACCCCTCGGCGGCCGCGACCGACACCACCTCATCGGACATGTTCCGCGCGCTCACCGTGGAACAGATCTTCGACTCCCTGGCCATCCGCGTTCACGGCCCCAACGCCTGGAACGAACGCTTCACCATCGACTGGCACCTCACCGACCTGGACGAGCGCCACCGCACCACGATGTCCAACGGAGCCATGATCCACGAGCGGACGACGTCCGGCGACGGAGCGGACCTGAGGCTACGGCTGACGAAACAGCGCCTGCTCGGCCTGCTCGCCGGCGACGACATCGACGGCATCGACCACGACGGTGATCTCGGCGTCCTGCGGCGGCTGACCGCCGTCCTGGAGGACCCCACACCGGACTTCGCCATCGTCACGCCCTGA
- a CDS encoding NAD(P)/FAD-dependent oxidoreductase, protein MQHRIIVLGAGYTGAIAAGRLAKRLRREDVAITLVNAEPDFVERVRMHQLAAGQDLKLRPLRKMFAGTGVEFRLAKVTGVDVDRKSVAVVDANGTEELAYDTLVYALGSGWNAQGVPGTAEHAYEVAGRPGALRLRERLARLDAGQSVVVVGGGLTGVEAATEIAEARPDLDVALAARGDLGDWLSPKGREHLRKVFGGLGITVHEHTAVTGVGAERVATADGKAIPAAVTVWTTGFAVHPIAEATTLEVTGTGQIVVDRTMRSVSHPDVYAVGDAAMVMGPGDKPLRMSCASGTPTAWQAADAIAARLTGGKLSTVPIRYFNQCISLGRKEGLIQYVTADDRAVQAVLTGRLAAVYKELVCKGAAWGVANPTLGLPTRRRRITRERTAAGSAVRALV, encoded by the coding sequence ATGCAGCACCGCATCATCGTCCTGGGAGCCGGATACACCGGAGCCATCGCCGCCGGCCGCCTGGCCAAGCGGCTCCGCCGCGAGGACGTCGCCATCACCCTCGTCAACGCCGAACCCGACTTCGTCGAACGCGTCCGCATGCACCAGCTGGCGGCCGGTCAGGACCTCAAGCTGCGGCCGTTGCGCAAGATGTTCGCCGGCACCGGCGTCGAATTCAGGCTCGCGAAGGTCACCGGCGTCGACGTGGACCGCAAGAGCGTCGCGGTCGTCGACGCGAACGGCACCGAGGAACTCGCCTACGACACGCTCGTCTACGCCCTCGGCAGCGGCTGGAACGCTCAGGGCGTCCCCGGGACCGCCGAGCACGCCTATGAGGTCGCCGGCCGCCCCGGAGCGCTCCGGCTGCGCGAGCGCCTGGCCCGCCTCGACGCCGGGCAGAGTGTGGTCGTCGTCGGCGGCGGCCTCACCGGCGTGGAGGCCGCGACCGAGATCGCCGAGGCCCGCCCGGACCTCGACGTCGCCCTCGCCGCCCGCGGCGACCTCGGGGACTGGCTCTCGCCCAAGGGCCGCGAGCACCTGCGGAAGGTCTTCGGCGGGCTCGGGATCACCGTGCACGAGCACACCGCCGTCACCGGCGTCGGAGCCGAGCGCGTCGCCACCGCCGACGGCAAGGCCATCCCGGCCGCGGTCACCGTGTGGACCACCGGCTTCGCGGTCCACCCGATCGCGGAGGCGACCACCCTGGAGGTCACCGGCACCGGCCAGATCGTGGTCGACAGGACCATGCGCTCGGTCTCGCACCCGGACGTGTACGCCGTCGGCGACGCGGCCATGGTGATGGGCCCTGGGGACAAGCCGCTGCGGATGTCGTGCGCCTCGGGAACTCCGACCGCGTGGCAGGCCGCCGACGCGATCGCGGCGCGCCTGACCGGCGGGAAGCTCTCGACCGTGCCGATCCGCTACTTCAATCAGTGCATCTCACTGGGCCGCAAGGAGGGCTTGATCCAGTACGTCACCGCCGACGACCGCGCCGTGCAGGCGGTCCTGACCGGACGGCTCGCCGCCGTCTACAAGGAGCTGGTCTGCAAGGGCGCCGCCTGGGGCGTCGCCAACCCGACGCTCGGGCTGCCGACCCGGCGCCGCCGCATCACGCGGGAGCGGACCGCGGCGGGCTCGGCCGTCAGGGCGCTGGTGTAG
- the sigJ gene encoding RNA polymerase sigma factor SigJ, whose amino-acid sequence MTTPSEPGDDRLDPSGPGDERVDPGLSAIMSERRQLINLAYRLLGSLAEAEDAVQETYARWYAMSRQQQEAIASPGGWLTTVAGRICLDLLGSARARRERYVGEWIPEPLPDRTEWISGRPGGATLDPADRVTLDESVSMAFLVVLEAMTPAERVAFVLHDVFRYSFAEVAEIVGRTPAACRQLASSARRRIRAAQTPPAAPAAPQAGIVRDFKRAWEARDINALIGLLDPDATAIADGGGLVSAALHPIEGAERIARYCVDVAGVASDLAILERTVNGQPGLVLQLDDVTVAVMAFEVRGDRIKRIWGVRNPQKLRPWTTD is encoded by the coding sequence ATGACCACCCCATCCGAGCCAGGAGACGACCGGCTCGACCCATCCGGGCCAGGAGACGAGCGGGTCGATCCGGGCCTGAGCGCGATCATGAGCGAGCGGCGTCAGCTGATCAATCTCGCCTACCGGCTCCTCGGATCCCTGGCAGAGGCCGAGGACGCCGTCCAGGAGACCTACGCCCGCTGGTACGCCATGTCCCGACAGCAGCAGGAGGCCATCGCATCGCCCGGCGGCTGGCTGACGACGGTCGCCGGCCGTATCTGCCTGGACCTGCTCGGCTCGGCACGGGCCCGGCGCGAGCGCTACGTGGGCGAATGGATCCCCGAGCCGCTGCCCGACCGGACCGAGTGGATCAGCGGACGGCCGGGCGGCGCCACGCTCGACCCGGCCGACCGGGTCACCCTGGACGAGTCGGTCAGCATGGCCTTCCTCGTCGTGCTCGAAGCGATGACCCCGGCCGAGCGGGTCGCGTTCGTCCTGCACGACGTCTTCCGCTACTCCTTCGCCGAGGTGGCCGAGATCGTCGGCCGTACCCCGGCGGCCTGCCGCCAGCTGGCCTCCTCGGCCCGCCGCCGCATCCGCGCGGCGCAGACTCCTCCCGCTGCTCCGGCAGCCCCGCAGGCCGGCATCGTCAGGGACTTCAAGCGGGCCTGGGAGGCCAGGGACATCAACGCTCTCATCGGCCTCCTCGACCCCGACGCCACGGCGATCGCCGACGGCGGCGGCCTGGTCAGCGCCGCGCTCCACCCGATCGAAGGCGCCGAGCGGATCGCCCGCTACTGCGTCGATGTCGCCGGCGTGGCATCCGACCTGGCGATCCTGGAGCGTACGGTCAACGGTCAGCCCGGCCTGGTGCTTCAGCTGGACGACGTCACCGTGGCGGTGATGGCTTTCGAGGTCAGAGGTGACCGGATCAAGCGCATCTGGGGAGTGCGGAACCCCCAGAAGCTCCGGCCATGGACGACGGACTGA
- a CDS encoding YybH family protein, which produces MTSNDSEVRALLESRVDACQAKDIDRLMSHYSPDIVYYDVVPPLQFAGSDEVRGNFVRWFDEYEGPIGLETHDLAIAANADFALAHMLHLDSGTRKNGLQSAIWVRSTVCCRRSNDKWLITHEHVSVPINPQNLQAWFPPGM; this is translated from the coding sequence ATGACTTCAAACGATTCCGAGGTCAGGGCGCTCTTGGAGAGTCGAGTCGACGCCTGCCAGGCAAAGGACATTGACCGACTCATGTCACATTATTCCCCCGACATCGTTTATTACGATGTCGTTCCTCCTCTCCAGTTCGCGGGATCCGATGAAGTCCGCGGCAACTTCGTGCGGTGGTTCGATGAATACGAGGGCCCCATCGGCCTGGAGACGCATGACCTCGCCATTGCGGCGAATGCGGATTTCGCGCTCGCGCACATGCTCCACCTGGACAGCGGAACGCGGAAGAACGGACTCCAGAGCGCGATATGGGTGCGGTCGACGGTTTGTTGCCGACGGTCGAACGACAAGTGGTTGATCACGCACGAACATGTCTCGGTGCCGATCAACCCTCAGAACCTTCAAGCCTGGTTTCCGCCGGGAATGTGA
- a CDS encoding sensor histidine kinase translates to MPRRADLALAFVVGVPLLSLSVVMAVLSVPGVRAALLVGACLVAHAALAYRREVWAFFLVATAFAVQAAVTGLFLMLPSVAVFPIAVYSCTVYGRRFPPLAAGLAGAGAAAYRFAHDPSVTAAHLGPDPWLLLGLLASMVMATWGFGLYRRTQLAYVALLEEQAEASAARATLAERARIAREMHDVVAHALAVIVAQARGGRFAPERAAEVLATVEETGRRALTEMRGLVGVLRTDTAPLAPSPGLADLSALLSAASVAGPVETGTAGSIGPAAELVAYRVVQEALTNTLKHAGPAATAAVHVDWTPDALVVTVTDDGASCGTADGQGNGLAGMRERMSAVGGTLEAGPREEGGFAVVARLPYRKESM, encoded by the coding sequence ATGCCGCGGCGCGCGGACCTGGCCCTGGCCTTCGTCGTCGGAGTGCCGCTGTTGTCGCTGTCGGTGGTGATGGCGGTGCTGTCGGTGCCGGGTGTTCGAGCTGCCCTGCTGGTGGGCGCCTGCCTGGTGGCGCACGCGGCCCTCGCCTACCGGCGGGAGGTCTGGGCGTTCTTCCTGGTCGCCACCGCCTTCGCCGTCCAGGCCGCCGTGACCGGGCTGTTCCTCATGCTGCCGTCCGTGGCCGTCTTCCCGATCGCCGTCTATTCCTGCACCGTGTACGGCAGGCGTTTCCCGCCCTTGGCCGCGGGACTCGCCGGGGCCGGGGCGGCGGCCTACCGATTCGCCCATGACCCGTCGGTCACCGCCGCTCACCTGGGACCCGATCCGTGGCTGCTGCTCGGCCTGCTGGCCTCGATGGTGATGGCGACCTGGGGGTTCGGGCTGTACCGGCGGACCCAGCTGGCCTACGTCGCGCTGCTGGAGGAGCAGGCCGAGGCGTCGGCCGCCCGGGCGACGCTGGCCGAGCGGGCGAGGATCGCGCGCGAGATGCACGACGTGGTCGCGCACGCCCTGGCCGTGATCGTCGCCCAGGCGAGAGGTGGCCGGTTCGCACCCGAGCGGGCCGCCGAGGTGCTGGCCACCGTGGAGGAGACCGGCCGCCGGGCCTTGACGGAGATGCGCGGCCTGGTCGGCGTGCTCCGCACCGACACCGCCCCGCTGGCCCCGTCGCCCGGGCTGGCCGACCTGTCCGCCCTGCTGTCCGCAGCGAGCGTGGCCGGCCCGGTCGAGACGGGTACGGCCGGCTCCATCGGCCCGGCCGCCGAGCTTGTCGCCTACCGGGTGGTCCAGGAGGCGCTCACCAACACGCTCAAGCACGCGGGCCCGGCCGCGACGGCCGCCGTTCACGTGGACTGGACGCCTGACGCCTTGGTCGTCACCGTCACCGACGACGGCGCGAGCTGCGGGACGGCGGACGGCCAGGGGAACGGCCTGGCGGGAATGCGCGAGAGGATGTCGGCTGTGGGCGGCACGCTGGAGGCGGGGCCGCGCGAAGAAGGCGGGTTCGCGGTGGTCGCCCGCCTGCCGTACCGGAAGGAGAGCATGTGA